The following is a genomic window from Halodesulfovibrio sp..
GAACGGATTGTCTTGCTTAGCGAGAAACAACTTACGAACATGATTACTACAGCTACAGAAGTCAGCTAGGAATATTTGCAAGAAGCAACTTTACCTCCGTTTAAGAAAAAAGAATAAAGTGTAGGAGCCTATTATAAATAAGAATCTATTGCACGCTCAATTCTTTAATCAGTAACAACCAAAAGGGGTGGCTATTAGCCACCCCTTTTTTATTTCATACCGTACATGCCCGTATATACATTTCTAGCGCCAGAAGCTTCTAACGTAACGCTTCTTTTCTATTCGCAGTCAAGAGGGCGTCCCTCTTGCTCCCGCTGAGAAGCACCCTCGGAGAGCCGCCGGAGGCATCCCAAAATGCTGAGCAAGTGCCCTACGGGATCATTATTTATTCACCATAATATCAAGAATGATTTTATCGGTTTCAGCCATCCCTGCTGTACCAAGACGTCCAAGGTTATGGATGCATAACTCAATATCATCATCAACAATACCGTCGCTGCCGGGTACGCTTACCCCTTTCATGGCAAGCAATGCTGAACTAATTGCAGCTTCGACGCATGATGCCACTTTCAATGCGCAGGAAGTCTTTGCACCGTCGCAGATCATACCGGATACTGAGCCAACCATGTTTTTAATAGTGCGCTCAATATCTTCAAAGGAACCGCCAAGCAGCATTACTATACCGCAGCCAGAACCTGTGGCAGCGAGAATTGCACCACAAAGTGCGGATAGTCTTCCGAGATGATGCTTAAGATGAATCGCAGTCAAGTGACTCATAATAAGCGCACGAGCCATTTCCTCTTCTGTCTTTTCTAAACGGCGGGCAAAAGCCAACACGGGAATAGTAGCCGTAATACCCTGATTGCCGCTACCTGAGTTACTCATTACAGGCTGCATGATGCCATCCATCCGTGCATCGGATGCAGCTGCTGCAAGTCTGGTAGCAAACGATGTAATATCATCCGAACGGAGACCAAGAGCAATGTCCTGATCCATAGACCTTCCGACTTTCAGACCGAATTCGTGTTCCAGCCCTTCATTCGCAATTGCCTCGTTCAGCCTTGCAGCTTCAAGGATGAAATTAATCTTATCAAATGGAACATTCATAGCGAAATCATGAATCTTAGCCATAGATAATGGCCAGCTGCCTGCTGCGTTCTCTTCATCATCAAGCGGCTGTGTGAATTTGATTTCGTTATTTGCTGTTACTTCCGTAATAAAAGTATGCTGTCGTTGAATGGTGCATGTTGCAACATTATCATCACTGAACACGCTTGCCTGTGCAAACAACAACTCATCTGTATCCGCGAGTTCAACTGACACTTTGCCAGCAGTAAGCAACTGCTTGGCTTCTGCAACTACGTCATCGGTTAAATCACGCAAAACTTCCAGTGCCAGTGAAGATTTTCCACCTAACGCACCTACAGCTGCTGCAATACCAAGCCCCGCCATACCGGTTCCCGGAACACCAACACCCATACCATTTTTCAGCAAGTTACCACTTACCTGTACCAGTATGCGATCTGGTTTTACTCCAAGCTCTTCTGCTGCCTTTGCAGCTGCAAGAGAAACCGTGATCGGTTCGGTGCATCCTAACGCCGGTACAACTTCGCGATTCAGAATCGCTATAAATTCATTCCATTCTTTTTTCATGACATTACGTCTCTCTGTCACGCAGCGCGCGAACAAACAGTTACTTTTTGTTTTTATTGAAAATGCCTTCAAGCATAAGTGCAAGAGCACCGTCACCAGTTACGTTACATGCAGTACCGAAGCTGTCCTGCAACGCGAAGATAGCGAGAAGCAATGCAACACCTGCTGGATCAAACTGGAGCACGCCAACAACAATACCAAGAGAAGCCATTACAGTACCACCCGGAACACCAGGTGCACCGATAGCAAAGATACCGAACAATGCGATAAACAGCGCCATGGTAGCAACGGAAGGCAGTGTGCCGTAAAGCATCATGGAAATAGTCATAGCGAAGAAAGTCTCAGTCAGCACGGAACCACAGAGGTGCACAGTTGCTCCAAGCGGAATCATGAACTCAACTACGTTCTGAGAAAGAACTTTAGATCGAGAAGCACATTCCAAAGAAACAGGGAGAGTTGCAGCACTGGACATAGTACCAACAGCGGTAAGGTATGCTGGTGGGTAGTGGCGGAGAACTTCCAGAGGGTTACGCTTAGAGATAATGCCTGCGATAGTGTACAGAACTGTAAGCCAGATAAGGTGACCAAGAATTACGATAACAACAACTT
Proteins encoded in this region:
- a CDS encoding L-serine ammonia-lyase, iron-sulfur-dependent, subunit alpha, whose product is MKKEWNEFIAILNREVVPALGCTEPITVSLAAAKAAEELGVKPDRILVQVSGNLLKNGMGVGVPGTGMAGLGIAAAVGALGGKSSLALEVLRDLTDDVVAEAKQLLTAGKVSVELADTDELLFAQASVFSDDNVATCTIQRQHTFITEVTANNEIKFTQPLDDEENAAGSWPLSMAKIHDFAMNVPFDKINFILEAARLNEAIANEGLEHEFGLKVGRSMDQDIALGLRSDDITSFATRLAAAASDARMDGIMQPVMSNSGSGNQGITATIPVLAFARRLEKTEEEMARALIMSHLTAIHLKHHLGRLSALCGAILAATGSGCGIVMLLGGSFEDIERTIKNMVGSVSGMICDGAKTSCALKVASCVEAAISSALLAMKGVSVPGSDGIVDDDIELCIHNLGRLGTAGMAETDKIILDIMVNK